The Methanobacterium sp. sequence ATCAAAGTTAATTAAAGAATCCCCTGTAAAAATAATCCCTTCATCTGGACATGCTAAAAAAACCTGCCCATAAAGATGCCCACCTAAGCTTTCCAGCACTTCAAATTCCATATCCCCAACTTCAAAAGTGTGAACAACCGGAAAAGAACCCCTCATTTTAATTACGTTTTCAGAAAAAATATTCACATCTGCCGGAGAGTTAAATCTTGAAAACAGGTTAATTAATTTGGTATACACCTCTTCAAGGACACTCTCTTCCACATTGGATCCGTAAGCCCTGTTAGACTTCTCAATGATATCCGATGTGCCCCTATGCAGGAATGATTTAACCCCATAAAAACCCCCTGCACCGCAGTGGTCTGCATCTGCATGGGTCATGTAGATACCTTTAAGATTTTTGAGGTCAATCCCACAGTGCTGGAATAATTTTAAAATGTCAGGGTAATAAATCCCATAACCCGAATCTACCATTACCACCTCTTCTGGAGCATTGATAACAAATATATTCCCTCCACATGGCGGCTGGAAGCAGTAAAGTTGAGTATCCTGATTTAAATCTATCTTTTGAATATCGGCGTAGAAGCCGTCACCAGAAGTATCCTTTAATGTATTTCCAGTAAGCAGGATACTTTCAAATACACGTTTAGGGTCTTCACCAAGGCGCGTGAGCTCCTGAACAATATGATTAACATCACCCAGCAGCTTAATTAAAAAATCATCCTCAGTGTTTCCAATTATCTCCCTTAACTTCTGGGCAAAAAATATGTAAAACACGTTATCGTCCAGTTTTTCACCTTCAGTATCATATTCAACGATTTCTAAGAGATAACGTGACTTTAAATTATCCAGAAGGGTATCCACACTTGAAATTTTATCCAGAGTCAACGCAACCGTTAACTTATCATGCCTGTTGCTTTTATCATCAAAGTCCAGAAATCCAATATTTGCACCTGCAGATGTTATACAATTTAAAAATTCAAATAAAGCTCCAGGAGAATGTGGAAGTGAGATATTAAACTTCAAATAATTTGCAGGTTTAAGTGTAGTTTGCAGATATCCAATTTCGTCAAGTTTATCCATTATTTTTCCATATGATGAATCATCAGCTGTAATTTCAAAAAATACGGTGTTTGGATCAATTTTTCTATTGTAGTGAATCCTGTGGATGTTGCCGTTATAGTCCTTTGCTATCTCTGCAGCTTTATGTAAAGCACCTGGTTCGTTAGGCATTCTTGCTATAAAAGAAAATTTTTTCATTTCCATCACTACTGACCTATTTCTATCTTTCCATTATCTTATTACACTCCCAATACCTTAAAATTATCTCTACAATCTATTATTAATTTCATATCCTTTAGACCTGATTTTAAAGGGGATTTCACGATATATACCTTGAAGATCTCCGCGCAGGCTTTCTAAAGACTCGGGATCTGGAGAAAATAAAAGTACTCCCCCTCCACCCCCTGCACCTAAAGGAAAAGCAGTGCAGTTATGTAATTCAGCACGCCCCAGCAAATCCATAGAACCTCCCATATAATCCCTGCAGAGCTTTGTTCGTATTTCACGGTATTTTACCATAGAATCTAAAACATGACCCCATTTTTGCAGTCTCAGGCCTTCACGAAACCTGTAAGCCACTTCCATTTTTCTAAAGTGA is a genomic window containing:
- a CDS encoding MBL fold metallo-hydrolase, producing the protein MKKFSFIARMPNEPGALHKAAEIAKDYNGNIHRIHYNRKIDPNTVFFEITADDSSYGKIMDKLDEIGYLQTTLKPANYLKFNISLPHSPGALFEFLNCITSAGANIGFLDFDDKSNRHDKLTVALTLDKISSVDTLLDNLKSRYLLEIVEYDTEGEKLDDNVFYIFFAQKLREIIGNTEDDFLIKLLGDVNHIVQELTRLGEDPKRVFESILLTGNTLKDTSGDGFYADIQKIDLNQDTQLYCFQPPCGGNIFVINAPEEVVMVDSGYGIYYPDILKLFQHCGIDLKNLKGIYMTHADADHCGAGGFYGVKSFLHRGTSDIIEKSNRAYGSNVEESVLEEVYTKLINLFSRFNSPADVNIFSENVIKMRGSFPVVHTFEVGDMEFEVLESLGGHLYGQVFLACPDEGIIFTGDSLINFDSLSEDRRRYNLLAKNLMTSVNVDRKLAKAERKAILRIISKLNEELSIKDKNCLICSGHGAVSLLSGDKLKIYGQIYHYLPKKM